One part of the Nitrospirota bacterium genome encodes these proteins:
- a CDS encoding response regulator, with protein MALLVIDDEKDCRESLGELLRLAGHKVITADCGEEALKVLRNNNISLMLVDLIMPKMSGEEFIKKAWGEGHIVPVLVVTAVSPWKTAGITELGIGYIRKPYDSKMLLGVVETLLKKTGGDMG; from the coding sequence ATGGCACTTCTTGTTATTGACGATGAAAAAGACTGTAGGGAATCTCTTGGGGAGCTTTTGAGGCTTGCAGGCCACAAGGTGATTACTGCAGACTGTGGTGAGGAGGCATTGAAGGTATTAAGGAACAACAATATCTCTTTGATGCTCGTTGACCTGATTATGCCTAAGATGAGCGGTGAGGAGTTTATCAAAAAGGCATGGGGTGAAGGGCACATAGTGCCTGTGCTCGTTGTGACTGCTGTTTCGCCGTGGAAGACGGCAGGCATTACAGAGCTCGGGATAGGCTATATACGGAAGCCTTATGATAGTAAAATGCTTCTTGGGGTAGTAGAGACCCTTTTGAAAAAGACAGGGGGAGACATGGGGTGA
- a CDS encoding Crp/Fnr family transcriptional regulator — protein sequence MLIKYLKDIPIFNHLNESHLKEIALRCRSVSFKKGDVVFHMTSPSTDLYVVLQGKLKAERIDEEGAEIVLSHFEQGDFFGELSLIDAKGRSATIVAEEASELAILRRDVFLELLLKDSKIAVELIVTLADRLRKADEMIESLAFLAVGERLLKSLIEIGRHEGKAEKGFIRVSKLTHKDLASRIGASREAVSKCMKTFASKGIIKESEGYILISDDISDKGLMV from the coding sequence ATGCTTATTAAGTACCTGAAAGACATTCCGATATTCAATCATCTCAATGAATCCCACCTTAAAGAAATTGCCCTTAGATGTAGAAGTGTCTCCTTCAAGAAAGGCGATGTGGTCTTTCATATGACCAGCCCGAGCACAGACCTCTATGTCGTGCTTCAAGGCAAGCTAAAGGCAGAGCGCATAGACGAAGAGGGTGCTGAGATTGTGCTTTCCCATTTCGAGCAAGGGGATTTCTTTGGAGAGCTAAGTCTCATAGATGCCAAGGGAAGGTCGGCAACCATAGTGGCAGAGGAGGCTTCGGAGCTTGCCATTTTAAGGAGGGATGTATTTCTTGAGCTTTTACTTAAGGACTCAAAGATTGCAGTGGAGCTCATAGTTACGCTTGCAGACCGCTTAAGAAAGGCAGATGAGATGATAGAGTCTTTAGCATTTCTTGCAGTTGGCGAAAGACTTCTTAAGTCGCTTATTGAAATAGGAAGACATGAGGGCAAGGCAGAAAAAGGCTTTATAAGGGTCAGTAAGCTAACTCATAAAGACCTTGCAAGCCGAATCGGAGCCTCAAGAGAAGCAGTTTCAAAGTGCATGAAGACATTCGCATCCAAAGGCATTATCAAAGAATCCGAGGGCTATATCCTTATCTCCGATGACATCTCCGATAAAGGTCTCATGGTCTAA